From a region of the Solanum stenotomum isolate F172 chromosome 2, ASM1918654v1, whole genome shotgun sequence genome:
- the LOC125856036 gene encoding uncharacterized protein LOC125856036 yields the protein MLKDCLDYARRCQTCQFHANFMHQPPDVLHPMVASWQFDVLGQDVVGPPPKSSGGHLYILDVTDYFSKWAEVVSLKEVKKENVANFIRVNIIYRFGIPSYILTYNGKLFANKLMDKICDLFGFKQRNSSMYYALQMD from the coding sequence ATGTTAAAAGATTGCTTGGATTATGCTCGAAGATGTCAAACATGCCAATTTCATGCAAACTTTATGCACCAACCTCCTGATGTGCTACATCCCATGGTTGCATCTTGGCAATTTGATGTTTTGGGGCAAGATGTGGTTGGACCGCCACCTAAATCTTCTGGTGGTCACTTGTACATCTTGGATGTGACTGATTACTTCTCAAAATGGGCTGAGGTTGTATCCCTCAAAGAAGTAAAGAAGGAAAATGTTGCGAACTTCATTAGGGTGAATATCATCTATCGTTTTGGCATTCCTAGTTATATACTAACATATAATGGAAAGCTATTTGCCAATAAATTGATGGATAAGATCTGCGACCTTTTTGGCTTCAAGCAACGTAATTCGTCAATGTATTATGCGCTGCAAATGGACTAG